A window of Reinekea marina contains these coding sequences:
- the ccoG gene encoding cytochrome c oxidase accessory protein CcoG — MSKTSKSSASSPEIISTDLYQAREKIYIRRVNGLFRNLRVIGGLFLFALYFGVLWLDWDGRQAVLFDLPARQFHIFGITFWPQDFALLAWALIIAAFALFFITVYAGRVWCGYTCPQSVWTWIFMFIEEKTEGKRNARIKMDQTGFTLEKLLRKTAKHILWTLVALVTAITFVGYFAPIKELIPDLATFQAHGWSVFWIAFFTLATYGNAGWLREQVCIYMCPYARFQSVMFDEDTLIVSYDAARGESRGTRKRGVEPDTLGLGDCIDCELCVQVCPTGIDIRDGLQYECISCAACIDACDSVMEKMDYDKGLIRYTTENELEGKKSHLLRPRLVGYAVALLIMIIAFTWVILSRVPLELHISRDRNALHQMTSDGLIENNYMLKVINMTNEPQTFQLFVEGMEGLELRSDTTFTVRASESEDISATLVLPPALNKLPTNEIYFSIQSIDDESLKTREESRFFGPANF, encoded by the coding sequence ATGTCTAAGACCTCAAAAAGCTCCGCCTCCTCTCCTGAAATCATTTCAACTGACCTTTATCAAGCAAGAGAAAAAATTTACATCCGTCGCGTTAATGGGTTATTTCGAAATTTACGCGTCATTGGTGGGCTATTTTTATTTGCGCTGTATTTTGGTGTGCTCTGGTTAGATTGGGATGGCAGGCAGGCGGTACTTTTCGATCTACCGGCTCGGCAATTTCACATATTTGGTATAACTTTCTGGCCTCAAGATTTTGCACTGCTGGCTTGGGCACTCATCATAGCGGCTTTCGCACTCTTTTTTATTACGGTCTATGCAGGCCGAGTATGGTGCGGTTATACCTGCCCGCAAAGCGTTTGGACGTGGATCTTCATGTTCATAGAAGAAAAAACTGAGGGCAAGCGCAACGCCCGTATTAAGATGGATCAAACTGGATTCACGCTTGAAAAACTGCTTAGGAAAACAGCTAAGCATATTTTATGGACTTTAGTGGCTTTAGTAACGGCCATTACCTTTGTTGGGTATTTTGCGCCCATTAAGGAACTTATCCCTGATTTAGCAACATTCCAAGCTCACGGTTGGAGTGTGTTCTGGATAGCATTTTTTACCTTAGCGACTTACGGCAACGCCGGTTGGTTAAGAGAGCAAGTGTGCATTTACATGTGCCCTTACGCTCGCTTTCAGTCGGTCATGTTCGATGAAGACACCCTAATTGTGAGCTACGATGCCGCAAGAGGTGAAAGCCGAGGTACAAGAAAACGTGGTGTAGAGCCAGACACTTTAGGTCTTGGTGACTGCATTGACTGTGAATTATGCGTTCAGGTTTGTCCTACGGGTATCGATATTCGAGACGGCTTGCAATACGAATGCATTTCCTGCGCGGCATGTATTGACGCTTGCGACAGTGTGATGGAAAAAATGGATTATGATAAAGGTCTAATCCGCTATACAACAGAAAACGAATTAGAAGGTAAGAAATCGCATTTATTAAGACCGAGATTGGTAGGCTATGCCGTGGCGCTGTTGATCATGATTATTGCGTTTACTTGGGTGATTCTCAGTCGCGTTCCTTTAGAGTTGCATATTTCCCGTGATCGCAATGCATTACACCAAATGACCAGTGACGGGTTAATAGAAAATAACTACATGTTAAAAGTCATCAACATGACAAATGAACCACAAACGTTTCAACTTTTTGTCGAGGGAATGGAAGGTTTAGAATTACGCAGCGATACCACCTTTACTGTTCGCGCGAGCGAATCAGAAGATATATCCGCTACGTTAGTATTACCACCAGCCTTAAACAAGCTGCCGACGAATGAAATTTATTTCAGTATTCAAAGTATTGATGATGAATCTTTAAAGACCCGAGAAGAGAGCCGATTCTTTGGACCGGCCAATTTTTAA
- a CDS encoding FixH family protein, with amino-acid sequence MINDTTPWYKQFWPWFILSPLLIVICAGFWMLYMAITTNDGVIVDNFYKDGLGIEVRTEQDMVARNLGLNANLKWTGRTLSVELKGLTTGYPDQLSLLIVFPTKSSRDIQVLLNHQGAGVYKGALTEEVTGTRQLQLEPVSGSVKNSWRLHAKAQLPPLSSYVALTPKAQ; translated from the coding sequence TTGATAAACGACACTACCCCTTGGTACAAACAATTTTGGCCTTGGTTCATTTTATCGCCGTTACTAATTGTCATCTGCGCGGGATTTTGGATGCTTTACATGGCCATAACGACCAACGATGGTGTCATCGTTGATAATTTTTATAAAGATGGCCTTGGCATTGAAGTCCGAACGGAACAAGATATGGTGGCCAGAAACCTTGGGTTAAATGCCAATCTAAAATGGACAGGGCGAACCTTAAGTGTTGAACTGAAAGGTTTAACCACCGGCTATCCTGATCAGCTTTCACTGTTAATCGTTTTTCCAACTAAAAGCTCACGCGATATTCAAGTCTTGTTAAATCACCAAGGTGCAGGTGTGTATAAAGGCGCATTAACGGAAGAAGTAACTGGCACTCGTCAATTACAATTAGAGCCTGTTTCTGGTTCCGTAAAAAACAGCTGGCGCCTACACGCAAAAGCTCAACTGCCCCCTCTTTCCAGTTATGTGGCACTTACCCCGAAAGCCCAATGA